A window of the Cicer arietinum cultivar CDC Frontier isolate Library 1 chromosome 6, Cicar.CDCFrontier_v2.0, whole genome shotgun sequence genome harbors these coding sequences:
- the LOC101493864 gene encoding uncharacterized protein At4g10930 isoform X1: MESDFETNDMLTLTHDQFDANDNDNLDVEGERCGICMDMVIDRGVLDCCQHWFCFACIDNWATITNLCPLCQNEFQLITCVPVYDTIGSNKVEDGSFFRDDDWSIEGKNNSLSFPSYYIDENLLAWMVMTAKFEMDWPVLKKILVLIHQSLVIHVIYGKHKYHAFCVGFDTEETSESTWLCPRCVVDEVSKGRDANSIKKETLDFNPDNNTSQCHAEDSRMVSVSIADTGETAVVVSMVDRNRWVPETSDSGILPPEVDGDLLTEPCNLMHDTNNQLQGADKTTMSPIMEGEELELSLSHNMSCNPTSKSLVHNDLKKSDNGTRCELSSFDGTKLFDESHVKTSPCKIESDIGLHLGLSVGSFLPVDNVEKSETKDQVTDVPCSNLEEFLLKADEIETNACEDNARVTGKKRKHVDYSHEQIHIKVEDEGAKLELSVEASQKKIRATSSEMISANESTDAQLSDNAKKSPALKHSPSKEIAASDIMNIVKGTNRRLSKGLAGTNDSEMLGEKKENMAGLRVKKIMKRVSDSGESSSVVQNLRNEIKEAVRNKSSVNFEETHFDKKLLEAFRAAITGPKTEPVNKLSPSALKAKKSMLQKGKVREHLTRKIFSTSNGRRKRAWDRDCEIEFWKYRCMRASKPEKIETLKSVLDLLRKSSEGSESQLAPECQAKNPILSRLYIADTSVFPRKKDVKPFSEQTKHNNPSAKGPNQSLDTKTIKTTEVNNLLLKNRVCSSEIKVDKKIVRGSVGDNSDSGKVHLSSHSEGTSLSSSAGSKVGTKESGLKSDSVKSDKRKWALEVLARKTAVGSNKSANENQEDDAIFKGNYPLLAQLPTDMRPVLAPCRHNKIPVSARQTQLYRLTERLLRNTNLPTIRRTADTELAVADAVNIEKEVADRSNSKLVYLNLCSQELLHRTNNTKSNVDADTSPPTASPVHTDQSEQNSHDLSTDPATQIALKNAGLLSDSPPSSPQKNSEICNGNEVSGPDDILELDSRPELDIYGDFEYDLEEDDYIGASIKIPNLKQEQSESKVKLVFSTTSLKKTNNALDCADCKGSEKNEVPGDASCSPNCCSDAVHRDSTIDAEIGQPSVSSGLLPCDGAVEPVDSEFEELYGPDKEPLIKKFPDVELQSLHGEGKTETQSKHNDCHKDRELVSEKAVNDAELGNENLTENVSVPTNTDKSSNISGTNENLQRKEEKPGIPAQQLTNENLVVKKVEAYIKEHIRPLCKSGVITAEQYRWAVAKTTDKVMKYHSKSKNANFLIKEGEKVKKLAEQYVEAAQQNRKS; the protein is encoded by the exons ATGGAATCCGATTTCGAGACGAACGATATGCTCACACTCACACACGATCAATTTGATGCCAACGACAAT GATAATTTAGATGTTGAAGGGGAAAGATGTGGAATCTGTATGGACATGGTTATTGACAGAGGAGTACTTGATTGCTGTCAGCACTg GTTCTGCTTTGCCTGCATTGACAACTGGGCAACCATCACTAATCTCTGCCCACTTTGCCAGAATGAGTTTCAGTTGATTACTTGTGTTCCA GTATATGATACCATAGGGAGCAACAAAGTTGAAGATGGCTCATTCTTCAG AGATGATGACTGGTCGATTGAAGGGAAGAACAACAGTCTCTCATTTCCCTCTTATTACATTGATGAAAAT TTACTTGCTTGGATGGTGATGACTGCAAAATTCGAAATGGATTGGCCAGTATTGAAGAAGATTCTGGTCTTGATACATCAATCGCTTGTGATTCATGTGATATATGGTAAGCACAA GTACCACGCCTTTTGTGTGGGATTTGATACTGAAGAAACATCTGAAAGTACATGGTTATGCCCAAG ATGTGTGGTTGATGAAGTTTCTAAAGGAAGAGATGCCAATTCAATAAAGAAGGAAACCCTGGATTTTAACCCAGACAATAATACCAGTCAATGCCATGCTGAGGATTCCAGAATGGTGTCTGTGTCCATTGCTGATACTGGGGAGACAGCTGTTGTTGTCTCAATGGTTGACAGAAACAGATGGGTTCCAGAAACAAGTGACAGTGGCATATTGCCTCCTGAAGTTGACGGGGATCTGCTAACTGAACCATGTAATTTAATGCACGACACAAATAATCAACTGCAGGGAGCAGATAAGACAACTATGTCACCAATCATGGAGGGAGAAGAACTGGAGCTGTCCTTATCACACAATATGTCCTGTAACCCAACTTCTAAGTCCTTGGTGCATAATGATTTAAAGAAAAGTGATAATGGAACAAGATGTGAATTGAGTAGCTTTGATGGAACCAAGTTATTTGATGAGTCCCATGTCAAAACTAGTCCATGCAAAATTGAATCTGATATAGGTCTTCATCTTGGTTTATCGGTGGGCTCTTTTCTACCTG TTGATAACGTGGAGAAGAGCGAAACAAAAGATCAAGTAACTGATGTCCCGTGCTCGAATCTAGAAGAATTTCTTTTGAAAG CAGATGAAATTGAAACCAATGCTTGTGAGGACAATGCCAGAGTGACTGGTAAAAAGAGGAAGCATGTTGATTACAg TCATGAGCAAATTCATATAAAAGTTGAGGATGAAGGTGCCAAGCTTGAACTATCGGTTGAAGCTTCACAAAAGAAAATTAGAGCAACTTCCAGTGAAATGATTAGTGCTAATGAATCGACTGATGCTCAACTTTCTGACAATGCTAAGAAAAGTCCTGCTTTAAAGCATTCTCCATCAAAGGAGATTGCGGCATCAGATATAATGAACATAGTTAAAGGGACGAACCGGAGGCTTTCCAAGGGACTTGCTGGCACTAATGATAGTGAAATGTTAggtgaaaagaaagaaaacatggCTGGATTGAGGGTTAAAAAGATTATGAAGAGAGTTTCTGATAGTGGAGAATCATCGTCAGTAGTCCAAAATCTAAGGAACGAAATTAAAGAAGCTGTCCGCAATAAATCCTCTGTGAACTTTGAGGAAacccattttgataaaaaactTCTTGAAGCATTTAGGGCTGCTATAACAGGTCCTAAAACGGAACCTGTAAATAAGTTATCCCCTTCAGCTCTAAAGGCAAAGAAGTCAATGTTGCAGAAAGGAAAAGTTCGTGAACATCTAACAAGGAAAATATTTTCAACTTCCAATGGAAGACGAAAGCGTGCATGGGATAGGGACTGTGAAATTGAGTTTTGGAAATATCGTTGCATGAGAGCTTCAAAGCCTGAAAAGATTGAAACTTTAAAATCAGTTCTTGATCTACTAAGAAAAAGTTCAGAGGGCTCGGAATCACAGCTAGCTCCTGAATGTCAGGCAAAGAATCCAATTCTTTCCAGATTGTATATAGCAGATACATCTGTTTTCCCACGGAAAAAGGATGTCAAACCTTTCTCAGAGCAGACTAAGCATAATAACCCATCAGCAAAAGGACCAAATCAATCTCTTGATACCAAGACTATTAAAACAACAGAGGTAAATAATCTTTTATTGAAGAACAGAGTTTGTTCGTCTGAGATAAAAGTAGATAAGAAGATTGTACGTGGTTCAGTTGGTGATAATTCAGATTCTGGTAAAGTACATTTAAGCAGTCACTCAGAAGGGACGTCACTTTCTTCTTCAGCTGGTTCCAAAGTTGGCACAAAGGAGTCGGGCCTTAAATCTGATTCTGTGAAAAGTGATAAAAGAAAATGGGCCTTGGAGGTTCTTGCTAGGAAAACAGCTGTTGGCAGCAATAAATCCGCAAATGAAAATCAGGAAGACGATGCGATTTTTAAAGGAAATTATCCTTTGCTT GCCCAATTACCAACTGATATGCGACCAGTGTTGGCACCTTGTCGCCATAATAAAATTCCTGTATCAGCCAGGCAG ACACAACTTTACCGCCTGACGGAACGCTTATTGAGGAACACAAATCTGCCAACCATTCGCAGAACTGCAGATACAGAATTGGCTGTTGCAGATGCAGTTAATATTGAAAAGGAGGTTGCTGACAGATCAAACAGCAAGCTGGTGTATCTGAACCTTTGTTCACAAGAACTATTGCATCGCACAAACAACACAAAATCCAATGTAGACGCAGACACAAGCCCACCAACCGCATCACCAGTGCATACTGATCAATCAGAACAAAATTCACATGATCTTTCGACTGACCCTGCAACTCAAATAGCATTAAAAAATGCTGGTCTGTTGTCTGATTCGCCACCAAGCAGTCCACAAAAGAACAGTGAAATTTGTAATGGAAATGAAGTGTCAGGGCCTGATGATATACTTGAACTAGATTCTCGTCCTGAGCTGGATATTTATGGTGATTTTGAGTATGATTTGGAAGAGGATGATTACATAGGCGCTAGTATAAAGATCCCAAACCTAAAACAAGAGCAGAGTGAATCAAAAGTGAAACTTGTTTTCTCCACCACGAGCTTGAAGAAAACAAATAATGCTTTGGATTGTGCAGACTGTAAGGGGTCTGAAAAAAATGAAGTGCCAGGAGATGCCTCTTGCTCACCAAACTGTTGCAGTGATGCAGTCCACAGGGATTCTACCATTGATGCGGAGATTGGCCAGCCTTCTGTTTCTTCTGGGCTACTACCATGTGACGGTGCTGTTGAGCCAGTTGATTCAGAGTTTGAAGAATTATATGGCCCTGATAAAGAACCACTTATAAAAAAGTTTCCAGATGTTGAATTACAATCATTACATGGAGAGGGCAAGACGGAAACTCAAAGCAAGCATAATGATTGCCATAAGGACAGAGAACTTGTCTCAGAAAAAGCAGTAAATGATGCTGAATTAGGGAATGAGAATCTCACAGAAAATGTGTCTGTCCCTACCAACACCGACAAATCTTCCAATATATCTGGGACCAATGAAAATCTTCAAAGGAAGGAAGAGAAACCTGGCATCCCTGCACAGCAGCTTACCAATGAAAATCTAGTAGTGAAGAAG GTAGAAGCCTACATCAAGGAGCATATCAGGCCACTGTGTAAGAGTGGTGTGATCACAGCTGAACAGTACAGGTGGGCTGTTGCAAAAACAACTGATAAGGTTATGAAGTATCATTCCAAATCAAAGAATGCTAATTTCCTCATAAAGGAAGGTGAGAAAGTCAAGAAACTTGCAGAGCAGTATGTTGAAGCTGCCCAACAGAATAGAAAAAGTTGA
- the LOC101493864 gene encoding uncharacterized protein At4g10930 isoform X3: MESDFETNDMLTLTHDQFDANDNDNLDVEGERCGICMDMVIDRGVLDCCQHWFCFACIDNWATITNLCPLCQNEFQLITCVPVYDTIGSNKVEDGSFFRDDDWSIEGKNNSLSFPSYYIDENAVTCLDGDDCKIRNGLASIEEDSGLDTSIACDSCDIWYHAFCVGFDTEETSESTWLCPRCVVDEVSKGRDANSIKKETLDFNPDNNTSQCHAEDSRMVSVSIADTGETAVVVSMVDRNRWVPETSDSGILPPEVDGDLLTEPCNLMHDTNNQLQGADKTTMSPIMEGEELELSLSHNMSCNPTSKSLVHNDLKKSDNGTRCELSSFDGTKLFDESHVKTSPCKIESDIGLHLGLSVGSFLPVDNVEKSETKDQVTDVPCSNLEEFLLKADEIETNACEDNARVTGKKRKHVDYSHEQIHIKVEDEGAKLELSVEASQKKIRATSSEMISANESTDAQLSDNAKKSPALKHSPSKEIAASDIMNIVKGTNRRLSKGLAGTNDSEMLGEKKENMAGLRVKKIMKRVSDSGESSSVVQNLRNEIKEAVRNKSSVNFEETHFDKKLLEAFRAAITGPKTEPVNKLSPSALKAKKSMLQKGKVREHLTRKIFSTSNGRRKRAWDRDCEIEFWKYRCMRASKPEKIETLKSVLDLLRKSSEGSESQLAPECQAKNPILSRLYIADTSVFPRKKDVKPFSEQTKHNNPSAKGPNQSLDTKTIKTTEVNNLLLKNRVCSSEIKVDKKIVRGSVGDNSDSGKVHLSSHSEGTSLSSSAGSKVGTKESGLKSDSVKSDKRKWALEVLARKTAVGSNKSANENQEDDAIFKGNYPLLAQLPTDMRPVLAPCRHNKIPVSARQTQLYRLTERLLRNTNLPTIRRTADTELAVADAVNIEKEVADRSNSKLVYLNLCSQELLHRTNNTKSNVDADTSPPTASPVHTDQSEQNSHDLSTDPATQIALKNAGLLSDSPPSSPQKNSEICNGNEVSGPDDILELDSRPELDIYGDFEYDLEEDDYIGASIKIPNLKQEQSESKVKLVFSTTSLKKTNNALDCADCKGSEKNEVPGDASCSPNCCSDAVHRDSTIDAEIGQPSVSSGLLPCDGAVEPVDSEFEELYGPDKEPLIKKFPDVELQSLHGEGKTETQSKHNDCHKDRELVSEKAVNDAELGNENLTENVSVPTNTDKSSNISGTNENLQRKEEKPGIPAQQLTNENLVVKKVEAYIKEHIRPLCKSGVITAEQYRWAVAKTTDKVMKYHSKSKNANFLIKEGEKVKKLAEQYVEAAQQNRKS; this comes from the exons ATGGAATCCGATTTCGAGACGAACGATATGCTCACACTCACACACGATCAATTTGATGCCAACGACAAT GATAATTTAGATGTTGAAGGGGAAAGATGTGGAATCTGTATGGACATGGTTATTGACAGAGGAGTACTTGATTGCTGTCAGCACTg GTTCTGCTTTGCCTGCATTGACAACTGGGCAACCATCACTAATCTCTGCCCACTTTGCCAGAATGAGTTTCAGTTGATTACTTGTGTTCCA GTATATGATACCATAGGGAGCAACAAAGTTGAAGATGGCTCATTCTTCAG AGATGATGACTGGTCGATTGAAGGGAAGAACAACAGTCTCTCATTTCCCTCTTATTACATTGATGAAAAT GCAGTTACTTGCTTGGATGGTGATGACTGCAAAATTCGAAATGGATTGGCCAGTATTGAAGAAGATTCTGGTCTTGATACATCAATCGCTTGTGATTCATGTGATATATG GTACCACGCCTTTTGTGTGGGATTTGATACTGAAGAAACATCTGAAAGTACATGGTTATGCCCAAG ATGTGTGGTTGATGAAGTTTCTAAAGGAAGAGATGCCAATTCAATAAAGAAGGAAACCCTGGATTTTAACCCAGACAATAATACCAGTCAATGCCATGCTGAGGATTCCAGAATGGTGTCTGTGTCCATTGCTGATACTGGGGAGACAGCTGTTGTTGTCTCAATGGTTGACAGAAACAGATGGGTTCCAGAAACAAGTGACAGTGGCATATTGCCTCCTGAAGTTGACGGGGATCTGCTAACTGAACCATGTAATTTAATGCACGACACAAATAATCAACTGCAGGGAGCAGATAAGACAACTATGTCACCAATCATGGAGGGAGAAGAACTGGAGCTGTCCTTATCACACAATATGTCCTGTAACCCAACTTCTAAGTCCTTGGTGCATAATGATTTAAAGAAAAGTGATAATGGAACAAGATGTGAATTGAGTAGCTTTGATGGAACCAAGTTATTTGATGAGTCCCATGTCAAAACTAGTCCATGCAAAATTGAATCTGATATAGGTCTTCATCTTGGTTTATCGGTGGGCTCTTTTCTACCTG TTGATAACGTGGAGAAGAGCGAAACAAAAGATCAAGTAACTGATGTCCCGTGCTCGAATCTAGAAGAATTTCTTTTGAAAG CAGATGAAATTGAAACCAATGCTTGTGAGGACAATGCCAGAGTGACTGGTAAAAAGAGGAAGCATGTTGATTACAg TCATGAGCAAATTCATATAAAAGTTGAGGATGAAGGTGCCAAGCTTGAACTATCGGTTGAAGCTTCACAAAAGAAAATTAGAGCAACTTCCAGTGAAATGATTAGTGCTAATGAATCGACTGATGCTCAACTTTCTGACAATGCTAAGAAAAGTCCTGCTTTAAAGCATTCTCCATCAAAGGAGATTGCGGCATCAGATATAATGAACATAGTTAAAGGGACGAACCGGAGGCTTTCCAAGGGACTTGCTGGCACTAATGATAGTGAAATGTTAggtgaaaagaaagaaaacatggCTGGATTGAGGGTTAAAAAGATTATGAAGAGAGTTTCTGATAGTGGAGAATCATCGTCAGTAGTCCAAAATCTAAGGAACGAAATTAAAGAAGCTGTCCGCAATAAATCCTCTGTGAACTTTGAGGAAacccattttgataaaaaactTCTTGAAGCATTTAGGGCTGCTATAACAGGTCCTAAAACGGAACCTGTAAATAAGTTATCCCCTTCAGCTCTAAAGGCAAAGAAGTCAATGTTGCAGAAAGGAAAAGTTCGTGAACATCTAACAAGGAAAATATTTTCAACTTCCAATGGAAGACGAAAGCGTGCATGGGATAGGGACTGTGAAATTGAGTTTTGGAAATATCGTTGCATGAGAGCTTCAAAGCCTGAAAAGATTGAAACTTTAAAATCAGTTCTTGATCTACTAAGAAAAAGTTCAGAGGGCTCGGAATCACAGCTAGCTCCTGAATGTCAGGCAAAGAATCCAATTCTTTCCAGATTGTATATAGCAGATACATCTGTTTTCCCACGGAAAAAGGATGTCAAACCTTTCTCAGAGCAGACTAAGCATAATAACCCATCAGCAAAAGGACCAAATCAATCTCTTGATACCAAGACTATTAAAACAACAGAGGTAAATAATCTTTTATTGAAGAACAGAGTTTGTTCGTCTGAGATAAAAGTAGATAAGAAGATTGTACGTGGTTCAGTTGGTGATAATTCAGATTCTGGTAAAGTACATTTAAGCAGTCACTCAGAAGGGACGTCACTTTCTTCTTCAGCTGGTTCCAAAGTTGGCACAAAGGAGTCGGGCCTTAAATCTGATTCTGTGAAAAGTGATAAAAGAAAATGGGCCTTGGAGGTTCTTGCTAGGAAAACAGCTGTTGGCAGCAATAAATCCGCAAATGAAAATCAGGAAGACGATGCGATTTTTAAAGGAAATTATCCTTTGCTT GCCCAATTACCAACTGATATGCGACCAGTGTTGGCACCTTGTCGCCATAATAAAATTCCTGTATCAGCCAGGCAG ACACAACTTTACCGCCTGACGGAACGCTTATTGAGGAACACAAATCTGCCAACCATTCGCAGAACTGCAGATACAGAATTGGCTGTTGCAGATGCAGTTAATATTGAAAAGGAGGTTGCTGACAGATCAAACAGCAAGCTGGTGTATCTGAACCTTTGTTCACAAGAACTATTGCATCGCACAAACAACACAAAATCCAATGTAGACGCAGACACAAGCCCACCAACCGCATCACCAGTGCATACTGATCAATCAGAACAAAATTCACATGATCTTTCGACTGACCCTGCAACTCAAATAGCATTAAAAAATGCTGGTCTGTTGTCTGATTCGCCACCAAGCAGTCCACAAAAGAACAGTGAAATTTGTAATGGAAATGAAGTGTCAGGGCCTGATGATATACTTGAACTAGATTCTCGTCCTGAGCTGGATATTTATGGTGATTTTGAGTATGATTTGGAAGAGGATGATTACATAGGCGCTAGTATAAAGATCCCAAACCTAAAACAAGAGCAGAGTGAATCAAAAGTGAAACTTGTTTTCTCCACCACGAGCTTGAAGAAAACAAATAATGCTTTGGATTGTGCAGACTGTAAGGGGTCTGAAAAAAATGAAGTGCCAGGAGATGCCTCTTGCTCACCAAACTGTTGCAGTGATGCAGTCCACAGGGATTCTACCATTGATGCGGAGATTGGCCAGCCTTCTGTTTCTTCTGGGCTACTACCATGTGACGGTGCTGTTGAGCCAGTTGATTCAGAGTTTGAAGAATTATATGGCCCTGATAAAGAACCACTTATAAAAAAGTTTCCAGATGTTGAATTACAATCATTACATGGAGAGGGCAAGACGGAAACTCAAAGCAAGCATAATGATTGCCATAAGGACAGAGAACTTGTCTCAGAAAAAGCAGTAAATGATGCTGAATTAGGGAATGAGAATCTCACAGAAAATGTGTCTGTCCCTACCAACACCGACAAATCTTCCAATATATCTGGGACCAATGAAAATCTTCAAAGGAAGGAAGAGAAACCTGGCATCCCTGCACAGCAGCTTACCAATGAAAATCTAGTAGTGAAGAAG GTAGAAGCCTACATCAAGGAGCATATCAGGCCACTGTGTAAGAGTGGTGTGATCACAGCTGAACAGTACAGGTGGGCTGTTGCAAAAACAACTGATAAGGTTATGAAGTATCATTCCAAATCAAAGAATGCTAATTTCCTCATAAAGGAAGGTGAGAAAGTCAAGAAACTTGCAGAGCAGTATGTTGAAGCTGCCCAACAGAATAGAAAAAGTTGA